AGCGGTAATCTTGAATGGTGCGTTCTGCAGGTAACTCGATTTTTTTCATCACTTCTATTTCTTCATCTGAAACAAAGTGTGTGTCTTTAAATGCTTCTATAGATTCTGGGTCGTCTTTGTCTACAGATTGAAAAGCTTTAAGATTTGTAAATTCATCGTAATTTTGAAGTATGTTTTCTACGCGTAAATATTCCCCAAAGAGTTTAGAAAATTCTTTTTTATCCTTTTCTGTTACAATTTCATCTGGATTTGGGAACTTTTCTTTTAATTCTTCTATAACTTCTACATACCCCCTACGTGCTTTACCAGAGGCAATATCTGTAAATCCTTCTAAATATTCTTTATAGCTTTTTTCTAACACCACATCTCTTGTGTTGCTATCACCAAAAAGTGTAATGGCATCAATAGTGGCTTGTTCTAAATCTCTAAAGGTTACAATATTCCCAAAGGTTTTTGTGGCATTGTATATACGATTAGTACGTGAAAAGGCTTGCATTAAGCCGTGATAGCGCAAGTTTTTATCTACAAACAAGGTATTTAAAGTCGGTGCATCAAAACCTGTTAAAAACATCCCAACGACAATTAGTAAATCGACTTCTTTATTTTTAACCTTTTTTGCAAGGTCACGGTAATAATCTTGAAAGCCTTTGCTATCAATACCGTAATTCATTTTGAAAGCAGCGTTATAATCCTCTATAGCTTTTGTTAAAAACTCTTTAGCACTCACATCCATTGCGCTAGGCTCAAAAGTTTCATCTTGTATTTCGCCAATTGCGCCTTGTTCTTCGTTAGCGGCAAAAGAAAAAATGGTTGCTATTTTTAGTGGTTTTTCACTGTCTTTTTGAAGTTTAGTTAATTCTTCATAATAACACTTTGCTGCATCTACACTACTAACCGCAAACATGGCGTTAAACCCATTATTTGTTCCTTTTGTACGGTGTGTTTTTTGGCGGTAATGGTTTAAAATATATTGCGATATTTCTTTAATTCTTGTAGGATGTAGTAAAGCTCTTTTATTTTCTGCAGCCGATAATTTTTTTAAGTCTTGTTCGGTTTCAACCCCTTTAAACTTTGGGCGTACATCGTTATAATCTACCTTAAACTTTAATACTTTTTCGTCTCTAATAGCATCTGTAATGACGTATGAATGCAGTTCTCTACCAAAAACGCTTGCTGTAGTTTCTGCACCTAAAGCATTTTCGGGAAATATAGGTGTACCTGTAAAACCAAACTGATAGAATTTTTTAAACTTCTTTTTTAAGTTTTTTTGAGCTTCACCAAATTGCGAGCGGTGGGCTTCATCAAAAATAAATACGACTTGTTTTTTATAAATCTCTAAGTCGTTTTCACCTTTCATTAAATTATTCAATTTCTGAATGGTGGTTACAATAATCTTATTATCTGTTTTGTCTATATTTCTTTTAAGACCTGCTGTACTATCGGAACCATTTACACTATCTGGCGAAAAGCGTTGGTATTCTTTCATAGTTTGAAAATCTAAATCTTTTCTATCTACCACAAAAAACACCTTATCTACAAAGTCTAATTTTGTTGCTAAACGTGCTGCCTTAAAACTGGTTAAGGTTTTCCCCGAGCCTGTGGTATGCCAAATAAAACCACCACTTTCTGTTGTTGCCCAATTTTTAGAATTAAATGAGCTTTTTATTTTCCATAAAATACGTTCTGTTGCAGCAATTTGGTATGGTCGCATTATCAATAGCGTATTACTTACATCAAACACCGAATAGGTAAGCAATACGTTTAAGAGTGTGCGTTTGTCAAAAAACGTTGTTGTAAAGTCTTTTAAATCTTTTATTAATGAATTGTCTGACTTTGCCCAATTCATGGTAAAATCGAAGCTATTTTTATTGCGCTCTACGGTATTGGCAAAATAGCGGCTGTCTGTACCGTTAGAAATTACAAATATTTGTAAGTATTTAAACAATGAGTTTGTAGCATTAAAACTCTCTTTGGTATAGCGATGTACTTGATTAAAAGCTTCGCGAATAGCAACCCCTCGTTTTTTCACTTCTACCTGAACTAATGGCAAACCATTAACTAAAATGGTAACATCGTACCTATTGGCGTGTGTGCCTGTTTGTTCGAACTGAGAAATAACTTGTACTTTATTACGTACCACATTCTTTTTATCGACTAAATAAATATTTTGAATATGGCCATCGTCGAACACAAAATCGTGGATATAATTATCGTGTAATTTTCTTGTTTTGTCTACTAAGTTATCGCTTGGTTTATCTAGATATTCTACTACAAAACGTGCCCATTCTTTATCTGAAAAGGTCATAGCGTTAAGATGCTGCAACTGCTCTCGTACATTAGCCAACATGGTTGATGGAGTGGTTAAGCTTTTAACATACTCGTACCCCTGATTTATTAAATCTTGCACCAACTCTTTTTCTAAATCTGCCTCTGTTTGGTGGCCTGCAGATGGCTCATTTAGTATATTGAATTTGGTATAGTTATTTAAAACAATAAAGTTGTTACTTTCTGCTATGGTTTTGTAATTCATAGTGGCTAGGTTTTAGTGATTAGGTTTTAGTGATTTTTGGAGCGCGTTAAGCATTTTTCCTACTTCCTGAATTAGGTTTATAGCCGTTTCTATATCTAAATTAGTTAGATACGTGACTTTTACACAAAGTAAAAGTTGAGTTTCTAATTCTGCTTTTGAACCTTTTGCAATGGCTAGAAACTGTATAAATTCTTTTGTTGAATTTCTTCCTTGTCCTTCGGCTATATTACTTGGAATAGAAATAGCCGACCGCCTAATTTGGTCACTTAAAGCAAAACGTTCTTCTTTAGGAAGTTTTTTTACCAGCCTATATACTTCGGTGACAAGCTCCATTGCCCTTTGCCAAACAATTAAATCTTTAAAATCTTTTATCATTTTTTTTCTTTCTTTTCACTAACCACTAACCACTAAAAACTAACCTCTAACCACTAACCACTAACCACTAACCACTAAAAACTAAGCAATTTGCTGCGGTAATACTCGTATTGTTTTTTACGCAGTTCTATTTCTTTTGGTAAACCTTCGCTTATGGATGTGGTAAGAGTATCGAATTTATCTAAGATATTTACGATGCGTTGCTTTTCCTCTAAGGAAGGATTTGGGATTTTTATGCTGTTTAGATTTCTCTTATTTAATTTTGGTTGTGCTGCTCCAGAAATATATGGGGACAAATCAATACTATTCAAATAATATTCTACAAATCTACGTTCACCATATGTGTCAAATTTTAATACGTGAGCGTGATTATTAACCCAATTTTTACCACTTATACTGAATGCAATTGGTGTTTTCCTAACTGTTAAATTAGCACCATCTTCTGATATTAATAAAAAGTCTCCATCAAAAATATAATCTTTAACATAGTCGACTATCCCTGAGGCTCCGTAATAAGGAATATCACCTGATTCTCTTAAGCCACTTGCTATTGGTTTTCTCTTTGAGTCTAAATTTTCAGCTAAATTATCTAAACTTTCAAACTCAATCCTCTCATCAAAAGTTAGTAATTGTTCACGGTAGTATTCGTACTGTTTTTTACGTGCAGTAAGTTCGGTAGTAAGTTCGGTAGTAAGTTCGGTAAAGGTATCTAAAATACGAACTATTTCTTTTTGGATTTTTAGGGATTTTTCCGGGTTATCTGGGCATGGGATTGGAAATTTTTTATTAGCGTAATTACTAATCCATTGACGCTTATGATCTCCATCAACCAAATCACTTTGTAATGTATTCATCCAATGAAAAATATATCTTAACAACCCTTTAGATTCGTCTCTTGATGTAATCATCTTCATCGCAGATGATTTCACTTTAAAATCAAAGTCAACCCATTTATTAGCAGTAGTAAAATCATCAAAAATAATAACAGGCTTTTCTGCCCCTTTATATATACCATCAGTTTCATCTGTATAACCAAGAATAAAAGTTTTACCTGCTGTTAAAACGGGAGTATTAAAACTATCTTGATATTCTTTAGTTTTTACACGATATTTTGTTGGTTGTTCATAATCAGTATAGTCTCCCAACGCTTTCCACTCCACTTCAACACCTTCCAATAATTTATCTAACGTACTCATTTTTTACGGCTTTGTTTTTTGGCTGTTTTTTCTAGGGCAGCAATGGTTTTTAAATAGTCTTTTTCTACACCACTAAGGGTTTTGGCTTTGTAGGCCTTGTACTCTTGCAGGGCTTTTTCTTTGGCTTTGGTGCTGGAAATTTTTCCTGCATCACCCAATACGTTACGCCCTGTAGAGGCTAGAATATTATCCAATTCTTTTACGTAGTCTGCCATACGCATTTCACGTTCTTCTATGGCGTTTAGCTCGGCTAAATCGAAATAAGCCGCTACCAAATTGTTAAGCACTTTTAGTTCTTTTTCTTCTAAAAAGTTTTTGGCAACCATGGCTTCGGCTTGGGTGGGTTGGTCGCCTTTAAAATTGGTTAAGCCTGCAAAGGGTTTATTGCTATCTACCCTTAAAAACACCACTTCGCTAGCTGTATTACCATGTGCCGCATAGTGCAATTTGTTTTGTACAATTTTAAAAAAGGTAACACTTTGCTCGCTTTTAGGATTGTAATCGGTAGCGGTAGCGTATAAGTCTAATACCTGGCGGTACATCACTTTTTCGCTGGAGCGTATATCGCGAATACGGTTTAATAACTCTTTCCAATAATTACCACCTCCTATATTTTTAAGACGCTCATCGTCCATGGTAAAGCCTTTAACAATGTATTCTTTTAATCGTTGGGTTGCCCAAATTCTAAAATTTGTAGCAATTGTACTTTTTACCCGATACCCTACAGAAATAATCATGTCTAAATTGTAGTATTCTAATTCTCTAGAAACCTCAC
This genomic interval from Tamlana carrageenivorans contains the following:
- a CDS encoding type I restriction endonuclease subunit R, producing the protein MNYKTIAESNNFIVLNNYTKFNILNEPSAGHQTEADLEKELVQDLINQGYEYVKSLTTPSTMLANVREQLQHLNAMTFSDKEWARFVVEYLDKPSDNLVDKTRKLHDNYIHDFVFDDGHIQNIYLVDKKNVVRNKVQVISQFEQTGTHANRYDVTILVNGLPLVQVEVKKRGVAIREAFNQVHRYTKESFNATNSLFKYLQIFVISNGTDSRYFANTVERNKNSFDFTMNWAKSDNSLIKDLKDFTTTFFDKRTLLNVLLTYSVFDVSNTLLIMRPYQIAATERILWKIKSSFNSKNWATTESGGFIWHTTGSGKTLTSFKAARLATKLDFVDKVFFVVDRKDLDFQTMKEYQRFSPDSVNGSDSTAGLKRNIDKTDNKIIVTTIQKLNNLMKGENDLEIYKKQVVFIFDEAHRSQFGEAQKNLKKKFKKFYQFGFTGTPIFPENALGAETTASVFGRELHSYVITDAIRDEKVLKFKVDYNDVRPKFKGVETEQDLKKLSAAENKRALLHPTRIKEISQYILNHYRQKTHRTKGTNNGFNAMFAVSSVDAAKCYYEELTKLQKDSEKPLKIATIFSFAANEEQGAIGEIQDETFEPSAMDVSAKEFLTKAIEDYNAAFKMNYGIDSKGFQDYYRDLAKKVKNKEVDLLIVVGMFLTGFDAPTLNTLFVDKNLRYHGLMQAFSRTNRIYNATKTFGNIVTFRDLEQATIDAITLFGDSNTRDVVLEKSYKEYLEGFTDIASGKARRGYVEVIEELKEKFPNPDEIVTEKDKKEFSKLFGEYLRVENILQNYDEFTNLKAFQSVDKDDPESIEAFKDTHFVSDEEIEVMKKIELPAERTIQDYRSTYNDIRDWLKRERDGKEAEESGIDWDDVVFEIDLLKSQEINLDYIIELIFENNKKSKNKEDLVEEIRRVIRASVGNRAKESLVVDFINDTDLDTIDEKATIIDAFFNYAQKKQKREATALIEEEKLNEDAAKRYITTSLKREYASENGTELNSILPKMSPLNPQYLTKKQSVFQKIAAFVEKFKGVGGKL
- a CDS encoding four helix bundle protein yields the protein MIKDFKDLIVWQRAMELVTEVYRLVKKLPKEERFALSDQIRRSAISIPSNIAEGQGRNSTKEFIQFLAIAKGSKAELETQLLLCVKVTYLTNLDIETAINLIQEVGKMLNALQKSLKPNH
- a CDS encoding restriction endonuclease subunit S, which encodes MSTLDKLLEGVEVEWKALGDYTDYEQPTKYRVKTKEYQDSFNTPVLTAGKTFILGYTDETDGIYKGAEKPVIIFDDFTTANKWVDFDFKVKSSAMKMITSRDESKGLLRYIFHWMNTLQSDLVDGDHKRQWISNYANKKFPIPCPDNPEKSLKIQKEIVRILDTFTELTTELTTELTARKKQYEYYREQLLTFDERIEFESLDNLAENLDSKRKPIASGLRESGDIPYYGASGIVDYVKDYIFDGDFLLISEDGANLTVRKTPIAFSISGKNWVNNHAHVLKFDTYGERRFVEYYLNSIDLSPYISGAAQPKLNKRNLNSIKIPNPSLEEKQRIVNILDKFDTLTTSISEGLPKEIELRKKQYEYYRSKLLSF
- a CDS encoding virulence RhuM family protein, which encodes MSKQSSDIIIYKSANGGANISVKIENEDVWLTQQLMAELFQTTKQNISLHIQNIYQENELTPEATVKKSLTVRKEGNREVSRELEYYNLDMIISVGYRVKSTIATNFRIWATQRLKEYIVKGFTMDDERLKNIGGGNYWKELLNRIRDIRSSEKVMYRQVLDLYATATDYNPKSEQSVTFFKIVQNKLHYAAHGNTASEVVFLRVDSNKPFAGLTNFKGDQPTQAEAMVAKNFLEEKELKVLNNLVAAYFDLAELNAIEEREMRMADYVKELDNILASTGRNVLGDAGKISSTKAKEKALQEYKAYKAKTLSGVEKDYLKTIAALEKTAKKQSRKK